A window of Glycine soja cultivar W05 chromosome 13, ASM419377v2, whole genome shotgun sequence genomic DNA:
TTTTGGAATATTTCATTAAACATAGCCAATGATTTTACAGAATAATTGTATAAATCACTTGCTCATGGTTGACTAATTCAGCATTGAAGTATAAACAGTTGCTAATATATTATACAGGCAAATCCTTTTCAAAGGCATACGGGACTAGTTTCATAAAGAATTGCAACTGGTATATATTACTGTTACGTACCAACCAATTAAGTGAAGATACTTAATTATGCATAACATGGTTGAAAATTATGTTCAACTAGACATATCTTAATCCCAAAAAGTCACCTCAACTTGGCATCACTTAACGTCAGAGCATACACAAAACAGACGGCAACAATAATGCATATGATAAAATGATATTCCCATTGTGGATAAGAAAAGAGTTCTAGTTTTAATAAAAGgaatattaatatatcaaaTCTTACCAAGCCGGAGTTCGTCGTTTTTCCTTGGACTTGTTAGTTTGGGCAACATATTGGtcagaatcaaataaatatttgtaagtTGGAGCAAAGTATATCTTCCCTTCCTTCCACTCTTTGAATACTCGACCAGCTCTCTGCTCTATCCTTAGCTGCCAAGTGGAATGAAAACAACATAATGGTAAGACAGAAGAAAAATTGTTACACAGTCCGAAATCAGTATGTGTCTATGATTCTAATCAAATTTTTACACGACATACaaccaaaattttcaatttatgataaagaattaataaaacttaattactTGTCACCTAGAGATTAATCGAGACCAtacacacaaaacaaatggCTATGTATGTAAATTACCTGATCCTTCTCTAATAGTGCCTGCCAATCATTCTTCTTCAGCAGCCCAAGTGTATCATCGTAAGCAGCAGCAAGGCGATAATTCAAATCCCCAAGCCAAATTATCTTACtgcgaataaaaaataaattcaagggCCATTTAGTAACTAAAGGTAATTGCTGGAAAATTATTAGATTCTTTTGCAAATTAGAAACAAAGAACATACTCATGCTCTAATATGCTTTCAGGAGGGAGTGGTTGGCCAAGTGCTTTGAATGAGTGTGAAAATTTAGTTTTCTTTAATATCTCTGAAACGTCCAAATTTCTTCGCACCTCATCACCATCTTTCTCTCCGGAGGCCAAGTGGGTACAAACGAAGCAGAACGTTGTGTGGTACAATGTCATGCTAATTGATATTGAACCCTGTTAATTAACCAACAAGACAAAGTAATAAGCAATCACAATATCACATACAAAGAATTTCTAGTGCTGAAATTAATCTCAAAAGTCAAATGATCCCATTGTAAAGTGATTTGAGATAATTTCTCACATATTTGATTTCACATTGTCAAGGAATTGATTCTAGATTTACAATTGGTTCTGAGttgaaacaattttataatttttgtgttggaccaaaaaatatatactaaataTTATTTCTAACTTACTTTTGGCCTTTATACTAAAACATCTAAACATAACATCACTTGAAAATCAACTTTAACAttcacaaaatcaattttgcaaatGCTTATCCAAGACACACTTAATATAAGTAAGCAAATTAGAGGAACCAACCTTATTTCCTAGATAGCCCATGATGCCTCTACCAACACAAGACACCTTTAACTTGCTGACATGCTTGTAAAGATCCGCACGTACCCACACACACAAGAAGATACCCACCATTTGTTTGCTTGCTGCTAGGCAATAATAGTGTTGTTCATTTGGGCAGCATTGCCTTCTACTGTTAAAAGACGATGTAGGAGAATTTTCTCCACTGGAGCTTGTGTTAGAGTTCAAGGCTTGACGAATAAGGTTCAGCCATTTCGATGCTGGGCCACTGTCCTCTGGCCCAAGCACGTTTCCTGCGTTTAGAGGTATAATTTCTTGGAACCTATGGTGCAAtgcaataaaaacaaaatcattaatatttcaatattttaccCTCAAAAGAAAGACTTGAATTTATTTTCACATGGACATTATTTCAATTTCCTAGATTGACTAGGGGCAAAATTGTGAACTTAGCTAGGCCGTGATTTGATAGTGAGGTCCAAAAGCTAAAATGCAAATACACTATAATGAGGATTGAACATGTTTGGATTCACTAGCTGTGTTCAAGGTTTCTTGTACCAGCCCAACACTAACTACATGCAAAGTGCTGGTAGCAGTAAAAGGTATACAAACAAGgatttagtttatttatatatatatatatataagtaattataaaaattgattaaaaattgataattaaaatttaaataactatttACAATTATAAAACTAATCATGTTTGTATTACAGTtgtacaataataatattttcttatatttttttaattagtttgcattaaaaaattatcaaacaaaCATACTCTATAATAGTATATTTAAGTGAccgtttaaattaaataatctaaattCATAAAAGCAGTGCTCTCAGAACTCGAGAATGGGCAAAAGGATTGGAGAACAAGTTAATAACACAAGGGGGAAAGGCAGAAGGTAAAAATTGCCGTTACTTTTTTGCCAATAATTTGCTCTTTTGAGCTATAGCCTAGTAGCCTCTGAGCCCTGGCCTCTGGTGTGTAGAGACTTCCAGTCACCATaaccaaataataaaagaattacaGTTGTGAAAACTGACAACGTAATTATGAGTACAAAGTCTGTACTCGTTGAAATTAAACCTTGAAGTGAGAAATAAATATACTAGTATTAGGCACATCAAATAAGAAACACACAACACAAGTGTTGTATAAATTCGAAACTGGGATTGGTAATAAAAAGGAGGAATAaacttatgataaaaaataaaatagtatacCCAATGACATAGATGTCAGCTTGTGAAGGCAACATCAACCAATCCCTCAAGTTCAATCCCTCGTTGGGTGACTTTCCTCCAACATTCCAAGTCCCCACGAACATCCTACAGACCACGCCCTCCATCATCATCTttccaaataaacaaaattctatagccaaaatttcaccaaaaagtaaaatatatatcttgAGAACAAATTTTTTAGCTTTAGCCAGATCATAGCACATAATCATATTTATTACTTCAAATCAGGTATGATGGGTGTGTTTACCTAAGGTTGAGCGTGTCAATGTCAATGACAGATGGTGCCTCCATCACTGATGCCGAATGTTTCAATTCATTTGTGGAGTCCATCAGCCACCcctctttgaaaataaaatcccaaaaaaccaaaatcaatACTAAAGCAGGCACAAcagataattaataaataaataaataaacatttacaTATACTACTTTTTTTCCCCAAAACAAAAGATCCTATATCGAACCTAAAACCGTGTGGTTTTGCAATTACAGGCTCAATTATAGGCCAAtttgattttcagaaaattagcCATCCACGTGGAGATTCAATGGAAGCCTCTCAGATGGGACCCAAGGACCCCGGTAACAAATATGGCGTACCCTTAATCAAAGTCACTTCCTTTTGTTCCATCACCATGTCTAATCACACTACGCTAACCCATCATACCCATGTACCACCAATCTGTCCCTCAAATTACCCGAAAGAAAATACACGTTTTCACctcaaaaacaaataataattcttaatgttaataaaaaaatctattaaatgaCAAATTACCCGAAAACTGAATTTTACCTGGTAAAGAGTAATATGACGCATCTGAGTGAAATTTATCATCGTTGCTCCTTATATTGAGCCACTTTCTTACATTAAATTTTGGCCATGAAGACTGTAACccgaaaatgaaaaggaaaaaaaataagaatttgggGTCAGAGAGATAATAAAGAACATGTATTGCCAAAAGTGGAAGATAGCAAGGACATTTATGTTTCATACCTTGGATATCTTCTTCTTCAACTCTGTTCTCATTGTTCTTCTCCAACTGAACCAAATAAGACAACAACAAATGATAAgaaacaacaaaatggcatGGGAACGCGGGTGCCGGCGGTTTAATAGCAACAGCTCAGATTATCCAAATCCATGTgggaattttttataattaaggttAGAAATTTCGTTAAGTCATCAAGGgagaaaaaacaacaaaatgggTCTAGACACactagatattttatttttccttttttgtacgAGAAAACTAAGTTTattgtttgaaattgaaataatgtTAATAAACTAGTTTTGAATAGTTTTCAACGGCCAATATTTAAGACCCAGTTGCAGGGGAAATGGAGACAGCTTCTGAGtacttaaaatgttaaaaaagaaaaaatgaaaacgaAAATTGGGCTCATAGAATAtaccaaaagagaaaggaagaaagagGTTAGAAAAAAGGCTAGGTGCATCTTCCTCTTCGGCTCTGAGGAATCTCCTTTTACAAGCTCCAGTTTTGCGCTTTACAGATAAGAAAAACAGTGTGCGGATGAACCAACAAAAAATTGCACACAAACTGGGGTGTGATCACATTCAACGTTCGTTCAAAAAGCGAAAGTTTGTGACTTTTTTCTCGAGGAAAAATCTGAACACAAACTGGGGTTGTGTCTACATCCAAAACTAGaagattgaaaaaagaaaatggcgTGTGTGAATGGACGGAAACACATCAATCTAATAGCTGGACCCGGAATCAGAGTGGTGAAAACGAAAGGAGGGACACCAAATCCGAAGCCTTTTTGGAAAACGCGAAAAGAACAAAAAGCCAAaacagaaagaagaaaagaaaaagagaagcatAGCAGAGATAGAAGCAGGACAAGAGCATGGAACAAGGAGAAAGTGGAACATTATAGTGAAGTGGGTCAACGACATTGCTTATTGTGGACTAGTGTGTGACGGTTGTAAGTGATAATTAGCAAGAAACAGATGAAAAACACTTACGAGAATTGAAAAATATGGGGGTGTGGTGTGGGGTTTCAGTTTGAGTGAAAATGATTCAGAAGGAGAGAGTGGATATGAAACAGACTGTTTATAATCCCGGGTTTGATGCTCCTTAGTTCTTCCCCTTTTGTTAATGATGTGAAGAGAGGTAACACCAACACATAAAAGTGTATATGTGATATGTCACAGTGACCTGTAGCTTCCAGCTTGTTTGCCTTTATTGGTTTGTAGTACTTTGTAGGGAAGGAAAGGTGGAAActgggagggagaga
This region includes:
- the LOC114381307 gene encoding type I inositol polyphosphate 5-phosphatase 8-like isoform X1: MRTELKKKISKSSWPKFNVRKWLNIRSNDDKFHSDASYYSLPEGWLMDSTNELKHSASVMEAPSVIDIDTLNLRMFVGTWNVGGKSPNEGLNLRDWLMLPSQADIYVIGFQEIIPLNAGNVLGPEDSGPASKWLNLIRQALNSNTSSSGENSPTSSFNSRRQCCPNEQHYYCLAASKQMVGIFLCVWVRADLYKHVSKLKVSCVGRGIMGYLGNKGSISISMTLYHTTFCFVCTHLASGEKDGDEVRRNLDVSEILKKTKFSHSFKALGQPLPPESILEHDKIIWLGDLNYRLAAAYDDTLGLLKKNDWQALLEKDQLRIEQRAGRVFKEWKEGKIYFAPTYKYLFDSDQYVAQTNKSKEKRRTPAWCDRILWRGEGVEQLWYVRGESKFSDHRPVYSLFSVDVDLTCNKLSSPSIAASDSSSIISTRSCSSRPLTNAALSSSCFAKVQAEEQLLLLTRVHRHRVLT
- the LOC114381307 gene encoding type I inositol polyphosphate 5-phosphatase 8-like isoform X2 → MMMEGVVCRMFVGTWNVGGKSPNEGLNLRDWLMLPSQADIYVIGFQEIIPLNAGNVLGPEDSGPASKWLNLIRQALNSNTSSSGENSPTSSFNSRRQCCPNEQHYYCLAASKQMVGIFLCVWVRADLYKHVSKLKVSCVGRGIMGYLGNKGSISISMTLYHTTFCFVCTHLASGEKDGDEVRRNLDVSEILKKTKFSHSFKALGQPLPPESILEHDKIIWLGDLNYRLAAAYDDTLGLLKKNDWQALLEKDQLRIEQRAGRVFKEWKEGKIYFAPTYKYLFDSDQYVAQTNKSKEKRRTPAWCDRILWRGEGVEQLWYVRGESKFSDHRPVYSLFSVDVDLTCNKLSSPSIAASDSSSIISTRSCSSRPLTNAALSSSCFAKVQAEEQLLLLTRVHRHRVLT